The following proteins are co-located in the Hevea brasiliensis isolate MT/VB/25A 57/8 chromosome 11, ASM3005281v1, whole genome shotgun sequence genome:
- the LOC110661970 gene encoding E3 ubiquitin-protein ligase At1g63170 gives MDVSSTEQHSDRQTETYPLLMERPESLNSSEHIIDIPRISGASPSTSHDRTANDLEASSHEDRPSTSARTPVSQLSTFSSNGNGSNTRNSSFVRRGESRRRRSPLNSGLWISIELILTISQIVASIVVLSVSRNEHPRAPLFAWIVGYASGCLATLPLLYWRYRHRNQVLEQESAQPRQGSTHISVPAGPYSVSVSRSSEADDRRTAASPRGGQNSGAINARLKTLVEYFKMALDCFFAVWFVVGNVWIFGGHSSASEAPNMYRLCIVFLTFSCIGYAMPFILCATICCCLPCIISLLGFREDLGQTRGATAESIDALPTYKFKESKNRNSDDSNFCGAGDGGIVAAGTEQERMISGEDAVCCICLAKYANNDELRELPCSHFFHKECVDKWLKINASCPLCKSEVGESLIGSLSGSNSR, from the exons ATGGATGTTTCCTCAACAGAGCAACATTCTGATCGTCAAACTGAAACCTACCCATTGTTAATGGAGCGACCTGAGAGTCTTAATAGTAGTGAGCACATTATTGACATACCAAGGATCAGTGGTGCCTCGCCATCAACATCTCATGATAGAACTGCCAATGATTTGGAAGCCTCATCACATGAAGACAGACCTTCAACCAGTGCAAGAACACCCGTTTCTCAACTTTCAACTTTCTCCTCTAATGGTAATGGATCAAACACTCGGAACTCATCATTCGTAAGGAGAGGTGAATCCCGTCGGCGTAGGAGTCCGCTGAACTCTGGTTTATGGATTTCTATTGAATTGATTCTTACAATTAGCCAGATTGTTGCATCTATTGTTGTTTTGTCCGTGTCAAGGAATGAGCATCCACGGGCACCATTGTTTGCATGGATTGTTGGTTATGCATCAGGATGTCTCGCAACTCTTCCTCTTCTTTATTGGCGTTATCGTCATCGTAACCAGGTTTTGGAGCAAGAGTCAGCTCAACCTCGTCAGGGTTCTACTCATATTAGTGTTCCTGCAGGACCTTATTCTGTTTCAGTCAGCAGGAGCTCAGAAGCTGATGATCGCCGAACTGCTGCATCACCTAGAGGTGGTCAAAATTCTGGAGCAATAAATGCAAG ACTGAAGACTCTGGTTGAATACTTCAAAATGGCTCTTGATTGTTTTTTCGCAGTTTGGTTTGTGGTTGGCAATGTATGGATCTTTGGAGGTCATTCGTCTGCTAGTGAGGCTCCAAACATGTACAG GTTATGTATAGTGTTTCTTACCTTTAGCTGTATTGGATATGCAATGCCCTTCATTCTGTGTGCGACGATCTGCTGTTGCTTGCCTTGTATAATTTCTCTTCTTGGGTTTAGAGAGGATTTGGGGCAGACTAGAGGAGCCACAGCAGAATCAATTGATGCGTTACCGACATACAAGTTTAAGGAAAGTAAAAACAGGAACAGTGATGATAGCAACTTTTGTGGTGCTGGTGACGGTGGAATAGTGGCTGCTGGAACAGAACAGGAGCGAATGATCTCTGGAGAAGATGCG GTTTGTTGCATTTGTTTGGCAAAATATGCAAACAATGATGAGTTGAGGGAGCTGCCCTGTTCACATTTTTTCCACAAGGAGTGCGTGGATAAGTGGCTGAAGATCAATGCTTCTTGTCCTCTTTGCAAGAGCGAAGTGGGTGAAAGTCTTATCGGTTCGCTCTCTGGGTCAAATTCTAGATGA